A stretch of Candidatus Sphingomonas phytovorans DNA encodes these proteins:
- a CDS encoding asparagine synthase-related protein: protein MTGAAFLAVLHPAGRPEADVPATPPPGLELRFENPLLTVYADAAMPTTALGANGLALGSVFRKGAAAPVERLDGAAPATLANSLIDRCWGDYVALIADPTGAAVHIVRAPSGGVHAYRARRGPVAWLASDIALLRHIGAVRAAIHWTFVAHHLAFAHLHTGDTGIADVDEVMPGSGAIERGTRCDRINLWSPWHFAPSGDRLSFDDSARTVRTAVLQSVEALVAPSDSLALELSGGLDSSIVAAALAATGRHAVAINLSTPGPEGDERLYARAVAARCGMTLVEKLVDGDIDLTASAALAPRPGMLAMLRLADRQFATIGEEHEVTGFINGTGGDCVFCSLGTVAPAVDRLHAEGVGLGLLHSIGDVAEVHQADLWKVAGLTFGKRRRHRPSPIWRRNGHFLNGDRLPDEPVDHPWLVEPDDALGGTRAHIQAILASYAHLDGYGRQQVARSIFPLLSQPVVEACVAIPSWLWVAGGRDRAVARAAFRGLLPDLTLDRRTKGGMEAFCARTFALNRDRFKPFLLDGLLAAAGLLDIAAIEACLDRPFANRDTLFYHLLPIADTEAWARGVVAAASDPVPAMARQR, encoded by the coding sequence ATGACCGGCGCGGCTTTCCTCGCCGTCCTCCATCCGGCCGGACGGCCGGAAGCCGATGTCCCCGCCACGCCGCCGCCGGGTCTCGAGCTGCGGTTCGAAAATCCGTTACTGACGGTCTATGCCGATGCAGCGATGCCGACCACCGCGCTCGGCGCGAACGGGCTCGCGCTCGGATCCGTTTTCCGCAAGGGTGCCGCCGCGCCGGTCGAGAGGCTGGACGGCGCCGCCCCCGCCACCCTCGCCAATAGCCTGATCGATCGGTGCTGGGGCGATTATGTCGCGCTGATCGCCGATCCGACGGGGGCCGCGGTGCATATCGTACGCGCGCCCTCGGGCGGCGTGCATGCCTATCGGGCAAGACGAGGACCGGTCGCCTGGCTGGCCTCCGACATCGCCCTGCTGCGCCACATCGGCGCCGTGCGCGCGGCGATCCACTGGACGTTCGTCGCCCATCATCTCGCTTTCGCGCATCTCCACACCGGCGACACCGGCATCGCCGATGTCGATGAAGTGATGCCCGGCAGCGGCGCGATCGAGCGGGGGACGCGCTGCGACCGGATCAATCTATGGTCGCCCTGGCACTTCGCCCCATCGGGCGACAGGCTCTCGTTCGACGATTCGGCACGCACGGTCCGCACCGCCGTCCTGCAATCGGTCGAAGCGCTGGTCGCACCATCGGACAGCCTCGCGCTCGAACTCTCCGGCGGACTGGATTCGTCGATCGTCGCCGCGGCACTGGCGGCGACCGGACGGCACGCGGTCGCCATCAACCTGTCGACGCCCGGGCCGGAAGGCGATGAACGGCTCTATGCACGCGCGGTCGCCGCGCGCTGCGGGATGACGCTAGTGGAAAAGCTGGTCGATGGCGACATCGATCTCACCGCCAGCGCCGCGCTCGCGCCAAGACCGGGGATGCTCGCGATGCTGCGGCTCGCCGACCGGCAGTTCGCGACGATCGGCGAGGAGCATGAGGTGACCGGGTTCATCAACGGCACTGGCGGCGACTGCGTGTTCTGCTCGCTCGGCACCGTGGCACCCGCGGTCGACAGGCTTCATGCCGAGGGTGTGGGTCTCGGCCTGCTGCACAGCATCGGCGACGTGGCCGAGGTCCATCAGGCGGATCTGTGGAAAGTGGCCGGGCTCACCTTCGGCAAGAGGAGACGGCACCGTCCCAGCCCGATCTGGCGGCGCAACGGCCATTTCCTGAACGGGGATCGCCTCCCCGACGAACCGGTGGACCATCCCTGGCTCGTCGAGCCGGACGACGCGCTCGGCGGCACGCGGGCGCACATCCAGGCGATCCTCGCCTCCTATGCCCATCTCGACGGCTATGGTCGGCAGCAGGTCGCGCGGTCGATCTTCCCGCTCCTGTCGCAGCCGGTGGTCGAGGCCTGTGTCGCGATTCCGAGCTGGCTATGGGTCGCCGGCGGCCGGGATCGTGCGGTGGCGCGCGCCGCGTTCCGCGGCCTGCTCCCCGACCTCACCCTCGACCGGCGCACCAAGGGCGGCATGGAGGCGTTTTGCGCGCGCACGTTCGCGCTCAACCGCGACCGCTTCAAACCCTTCCTGCTCGACGGGCTTCTGGCGGCAGCCGGGTTGCTCGACATCGCCGCGATCGAAGCCTGTCTCGACCGCCCCTTCGCCAATCGCGACACGCTGTTCTATCATCTGCTGCCGATCGCCGACACCGAAGCCTGGGCGCGCGGCGTGGTCGCCGCGGCGTCCGACCCCGTGCCGGCCATGGCGCGCCAGCGCTGA